In Alosa sapidissima isolate fAloSap1 chromosome 5, fAloSap1.pri, whole genome shotgun sequence, the genomic stretch TACAGGCAGCAACAGTGCTGATTTACTGATATATCAGGCTAGGTTTCCCACCAACAGATAACAAATCTGACAAAAGCTGAAACTATAACTGAGAGATCATTGTTTGTAATAACAGTAGTAAAATATGAATAACTAAATCTAATCGAACCTCAGCAGTTGAGTTTTTGACAATAAAGGGGTTGGGAGATCTGTTGATGTCCTCGCCTCCAGTCTTCCACTGAAGAATAATCTTCCTTTTGTTCCTGGACATCTGAAGACCCCCTAAACACATCTCAATGTCAtcctaaaacaaacaaacagacaaacaaaaaacatatatagggccctaatttaaatgacaGGCAAAGTGCAGTCACTCAATGAGCAAGTGTCTCGTCACTCTCGTGCATAAACTAAATGTGAGGACTGTGTTGCTCCTCTGTTGTTTGTGCATTGCAGGCTCTTGTTCCTAAATTAAGAGGCTAATAGATTTTGCCTAGTTAAATTAACTTTAGTTATACTTTAGAGTTTGCACTTTGCCCCCCATTTAAATCAGGGCCCTTAGAAATATCCAAGTTACAAATGTCAGTTAATTATCATGGCCTGGTCATTTGTAACTTAAAAACATTTGCTAGTACACTAACTGGATTGAACATTATAGTTATCACATGCGGCAAAGTCACATAATGAGGGGAAAAAAGGTTAAGGATGTGATTGTCACCTGCTCCCACTTGCATTTGTCCTTTAGTTCATCAGCCTCCTTTTGGACGAGTGACGCTTTATGTCTCTCTCCACTCAGTTCATATTGTCTATAAAGCCAGAAAAGGCCAACAGTGGTTAATCTAAGGAATAATGAGTGCTCTTTagtggatttaatagtaatGCAAGATAACACCAACTTTTTCAGGCCAGCCAGCTCTTTGAGTTTGGCCTGGGTCTCTACTGACAGAGTTTTTTCTCTTTCACGGAGGTTGCTTTCACAGAGCTCATCATACATatcatgtgtgtgcataatgtaCTGCATTATGGAATTTGTAGACATATTGGTCTCTGCAGAAGAGGAACCTGCTTTACCCTGGAGAATCAATTGAGTTATTTTTGTGGCAATAAATGTTAACTTCCcagtcatggacttttcattgTAATTTGAATATTATTAGGCCAACTGTGACACTCATAAATgatcaaaatataaaaaaaaatgagtttatGTTTCCTTTTTCCTCTGCACACAGATATGGTCTCTCACCTTGTGTGCCATCAGAATGTGTGGTAGACTATGCTTAAAATAGAGATACATGATGAATACATAACAGGTGTTACTTTTACACAGTTCTCTTGTCTTACAAGAACCAATCATTGCAAGGTTTATCATAATACATACCTGCCCATCCTAGACTGTAAAACTGTCAACTGGAATGCCATATTTCATTCTGAATAAGTCATAATTATTGATGTTCTTAGAACATCATCATAATAATACTCAACAGAGCCATTctgtggaccctttcaagagagttccattatcagcatcatagttggccccacaagacttcctttttaacattccatatgttatcttaatgcagaggaagtagattggggccca encodes the following:
- the LOC121709463 gene encoding uncharacterized protein LOC121709463 isoform X1, coding for MTGKLTFIATKITQLILQGKAGSSSAETNMSTNSIMQYIMHTHDMYDELCESNLREREKTLSVETQAKLKELAGLKKQYELSGERHKASLVQKEADELKDKCKWEQDDIEMCLGGLQMSRNKRKIILQWKTGGEDINRSPNPFIVKNSTAEHVFNLTWETLQKVYPKPELQAAQSQTGSNRCKDKIIKQVLRQCGLQKIKKRNQNIQERLEDEQHYFSLRVAEEVFQNLMRKSEETLNKLRCLRISQ
- the LOC121709463 gene encoding uncharacterized protein LOC121709463 isoform X3; its protein translation is MTGKLTFIATKITQLILQGKAGSSSAETNMSTNSIMQYIMHTHDMYDELCESNLREREKTLSVETQAKLKELAGLKKQYELSGERHKASLVQKEADELKDKCKWEQDDIEMCLGGLQMSRNKRKIILQWKTGGEDINRSPNPFIVKNSTAEDEQHYFSLRVAEEVFQNLMRKSEETLNKLRCLRISQ
- the LOC121709463 gene encoding uncharacterized protein LOC121709463 isoform X2, which encodes MAHKGKAGSSSAETNMSTNSIMQYIMHTHDMYDELCESNLREREKTLSVETQAKLKELAGLKKQYELSGERHKASLVQKEADELKDKCKWEQDDIEMCLGGLQMSRNKRKIILQWKTGGEDINRSPNPFIVKNSTAEHVFNLTWETLQKVYPKPELQAAQSQTGSNRCKDKIIKQVLRQCGLQKIKKRNQNIQERLEDEQHYFSLRVAEEVFQNLMRKSEETLNKLRCLRISQ